TAATTACTGCCAGAGATATTTAAAGTACCCACCAATTTCTTCTGAACCACGGAGGAACTCGCCATGACAAGACGCTCACACATCGGCAGACTTATCGCGTCAAACGTTGCTTTACGCAGCTGTTACTTTACCATAACCCGTTTCCGTAATATATATGGATGAATTTTGGCAGCCATTTTGAATTCCACCATCTTGGATTGTTTAGCACTCATACAAAATATTGGCGGTGAAACATGAATATAGGATTGGACTGTTCTACTCACTTGAATTCTTCGCCACAATGATCACATTTCCTTGTAACACCATTGTGATATTCTTCATGGAACAGTGCTGTCGTTCTGAAAAGTGATTATTGATTATAGTATATCAGTCATTTTTATATCAACGATGCTATTCCTATGTAAATGGTAAGTTCTGACAATAAGCAAGCATTTATACTTTTTTGCAAGTAAAATGCTGCACCGTTGCTATTTAAGCCTCCCTAACTATTAACTGATACAAGGGCAGTATTACATAAAAACCTATCCCAAAAAGGACACTCAAAATACACCACTACAAGCATATTGTTTGTCTTTCACTGGTTGCTACATTATTCGTTTCTAGTTTATATTGACTTGTATACTTAAATACTCACTCTAAAGGACACACAAGGTCACAGCGCAGACATTTGTACTTGGTGTAGTGTTGTCTCATGTGCTTGTTCAGGAAGCATTTCCATTTGAACCGCATGTGGCAGAAGCGACACTCTATTGGGCCGTTAGActgaaagaaaacaattaaaaaactattatttaattattgtcagAAACATAAGACTCAAAACAGAAgaattccaaaaaatatgtatccaCATAAAAATCTACAACCTAACCAATGTTATATGTGAAAGTAACTGTGTGTCAGCTTTCAGGCCTGACTGAGCCAATGCCAATTCTTCATTGCTTTTGGCTATTGAGTGGACTgataagtcaaagtcaaagtcaaaatcgtatattgaaaataggctagattctagcactttttcacgtcaaaaaatacaaaatgacagcacccccaaaacgcccccctttcaccacttcctagtgttatggctgggaagaagaagtggtgaagaacaaacttccgaTAAATGGAATACTGAATGGATTGGTTGAACTTATTCAGATGAATCATTGAATGGACTGCTAAAATGATTATCCAAGGTACATGAAATGCTTGAGAAATTATACACACTTAGTTTTATATAAGTTTACTTACCTCACTATGCCTTAATTTAGTATGCCTCTTCAACATATCCTCTTTCGAAAACCCTTTCAGACAATCAGTACATTTGTACTGAGCATTCAAGTACCTCTTGTGCTGCCCTCTAGCCTTAAACTCAGCATCAGCCTCTTCCTCAGTCAAATTTATTTTCAGCCAGTTATTAGGATCCATTTCGGCCTTTTTAGTAGTTTTAACTGCAAACTTTTTCTCTTTAGGTATAGTCTCCTtagcttttttctttttactattCCCACCATTTCTCGTTCTCTTCTTTTTAACCGGTTCTTTAACCTCAAATTCTTCTTCATCCTCTGTGATAATTTTAATGTCATCTACAAAGACCTTTTCATTATCACTTGGCATGTCATCGTCGCTAAAACCTTTGTCTATTTCAAATATCTTTTCCGTTggtattttttcttctaaatcaATATCAAAAGGTTTGTCTTTTTCTATCTTTTCCGGTTCTATATTatcttctttattttctttaatgtcTATTTTTTCTATGTCTACTTCTTCAACTAAATGCTCTTTGCTGTCTTCATAGTTATCGTCTCCGAAATCTCCGTCATCGCTTAAGGAGCCCACGTCTACTTCTAGAGGTACTCTTTCACTAAATTTAAGTTTGGCTGAGGTCTTAACTACGCAGGTTTTAACTCTCTTGTTTATGGTTATTATGCTGATTGGTGTGTGAAGGTTTTTGCTTTCTCTGTCTATTTTGCGGACAGATTTTTTTGTGAGCTGTAATTAATGGAATTATTAAGACTGACTTATTAATAAGGGTTACTTTATAGTAGGTCGGAGAGCTAATTAATAGtgaattttaatctatttttacaATACTACAAATAGATTGATAACTATTACACCTTATGTGTTTAAAAATGGACATATAGGGTTAGCTTTTGTCACTCAGAACCCTTGaagtacttttatatttaaaaaagagtTATCATTACTTACCGGACCATTCCAAATGATTTCTTTGAGAGCCTTCTGGCCTATATAGCACTTCTCTTTAAACTTGTGGAACTTATGCAGTAGTGCGGCACACTGATAGCAGAAATATTTTGGTAAGCCTGCTTTTTCATTGacctggaaataaaatattataaatagtacTAACAAGACCAGATGATATAAATATACCAAAAACTGTCTCCTGAATCCCTCAATTaatcatttataataaaaacttatgatGAACTCAGCAAGCAAATATGTATCTTTATGGCTTTGAATGAAAGGTTctatataatttacaaaaaaaactccaTAAAATAGTTGACAgtgtgtttaaattaaaaccacagcatattaaaacagtaattaaaaaataacaataattatttatgaatatttggtCAATATGAGTATATAATTTACAGTAATAATAGGGAACTACTGGAACCTGTGACAAAATGATCCGACCATACATCAATCCTATATGAAACACTAGAATAGGTAACAAAACATGGGCCTATTAAAACCTCTTTTCTAGACTCTGGACCAggttatattgtatttttaacattCCAAGTGATAAAGGAGACTAAATACAATAAAGGCAGactacaaatacaaaaacattcTTACTTTAGTAGCCATAATCTGTTCGTAAAAACTCTTCAACTGAAATTGATCATAATCATACATTTTAACATCAGTAGAGAGGCATATACGACATATTTTCACTCTGGACATCTTGCACTGTTTATTATAAACAGGATAACACACAGAACTTGATAGATAAACAGgaaaatttatgtaaatatgagtATTTTTAACTGGGCATCAGTACAGCGTTATTGTAAAATGACAACTACAGTGTTGCTAGCAAATGATTTCAAAATCTcctaaggttttttttttacttcaatcaaaagttattatttcattCTCCAATTAGGTAACgcttttaaaatgaatataattttactatcATAATATTAACTTCATTTTTCTTAATGTAGTTAATTTGCAAAAGGGTTTattaaatcttcttcttcttcttagcgtttatcccgtcttgtggcggggtccgctttccgtatcttcttcttccacttcgctctatcctggacatcttcctctttgagttcgcagatttccatgtctttctttacgacactcaaccaccgcagttttggcctaCTACTGGGGTTTATTAAATCTCTGTAATTAATGTTTCTATACATAAGGGTAGGTTAATTAGgttaatagtaataattattgGTTACCTACCTGTTAATGAAACCAAAACTAGGTATTCAAGTTTAATCTATCCTGAAAGAGTACCTAACTCAGAAGTGGTTCTAGAAAAAGCATAAATCcctaaataaattctttaagcGCTTTAGTAGGTACTGACAAATTGCTTAGTTTTTTAGCTCGGAAAGAAAAACTCAGTCATCACTTAAATTAAGCTTGTCTTTGGTATGCCTAATGTCGGAAACTAACGATTTAGCGGGCCTAGTTTCGTgattggtaatatttttttataggttcAATCACCTTTGAGTAAGATTGCCCAGGCTGatatttgcaatttaattttggTCATAGTTATTACCAGACAGTGTGACAGACTGGATCAGACAGTGTTAAAACATGATAACATGCTTCCCAAATTAGGAAATCAAGTATAATTTCATTAATCAGAACCTCATAGACAGATTGACTGCGGTAAAAAAGCTTCTCTTTGATTGATCaacattttttgattgattggaCCAATCTTTAAAACCCCTCTGGAATCTACCCTTTGTCtgttactgaaaaaaatagttgctatacctacttactaggTAAAGTCTTAATTACCAGGAATGTAGGTCAACTAAATTCAGCATAACAACAATTTAGCTACAGCATTTAGCTAATCCTGGACACCCTGATAAGGTTAATTCTCACATATGTAAAACATTTCACAGTAACAATGAAGTACGTCCTATTCGTCATAAACCAGGAGCATGTTAATCTGTTTCGAAACTGTTTGGACCTTAGATTATTAAACCTACCGGACTCGCCATGAGAACAATTCTCTGTGCGAAAGAGTCTAGGTAGTCTGCCAATTTACGTAGGTACCCAGGttacagccccggatctaggggggggcaagccggggcctgtgccccgggcggcaaatccagggggcggcaaaatcaggcggctgccaaattcacagaccaatggataactcatcatttattcaattttgaccacggtatacgtaaataaaaatagcacaagtacagcaatttcatggccatatcaacttgaccgataccctgaGCGCGGAGTAACACAAGCTGCATGactgcacgaacatttattattcacgaggcgaagttttagcaaactaaaattgattaaaaattatttgcgatcatctatgagccaggaatatcgcatatttatttttattttaaatcctaaattacagattactgtaatagttacctacagcgccaccttaacctatggtgcaaggtgtgcgaataacccaggcgcctcggtctcaggggcgccgcgggacgccccaccaccacgaatttcgatgaaattacacccgtttgataaggaagttccacattgtataaCGATACTGACAGGCAAAGTTCCTAAAAAAtgcgccttcgctttgtttgattgatcattttcattattttttacttttaacatcctccagcGAAGTGAAAAAaatctcgctcgctacgctcgcggttaaaTGACAATGTTTGTactgtttttctgattgtttattatttttattgactcggtCGTCGGTCATTGATTCGGTCACGGATCAcgttttttgtacataattcccagtttaatttgtgaggcttcctacaaataatttaaaaaagttcgctttACAATGTACTTGATCAGATAATTTTGTGTCATAAGCTCacaaaatttcgcgctcgcttcgctcgcgaaatattatacaacatcgtcatcatcactgctgaatataggcctcccccttagatctccacagatacctgttgacCTGCATCCAGCATCTTCCGGCGACCATTATATTATACATGCATTGCCttaataacttcataagtccacgctgtcttaccttttataagttaaatgaaggaaacatttttttatggagtcctcaaaaacaaaaaagtttgcgcttccgactgcttgttactttacagcgctttttaaaacatattaacttttgtgtcccaaaattgaaaaatttgcgcgctcgcttcgctcgcgcttcttTTTACAATTGCCTTggtctgtctcgactttcataacttaaacctgggaaacagtttgagcctacaatgattggacacattttttaaagtccttttacctaccaaaaaagtgcacttcattcgaacgttcttatttatattccttgtaactactgtaagtacttcaatacatagttggcgcttgggtgatgattgcacccaggcgctacatgagctagagacggccctgcctgcctacatattcataggtaatattatatggatgataaaggtgaaaataaacataagtaggtaggcggggcggcatttttcagattttgccccgcctaataaaaattgaagatccggggctgcccAGGTACAACACAACTTACTGTGAAACCCAATCATAACCTTGAGGTTACAGCAGCCCTAGctcataaagggcttaagaaggaacatggtgggttttagtcagaaagAGTCTGAACCTCCCTCATCTTGCACACTCAGCGGGATTGGTCATTTGAACATGTACCACAACAAAGGAGTTCTTACGTAAGGCACGTCAATGGCGGAAGGCACTCCTGCTGGTCAAATAGTCTAACGTTTGGACTAATTGTGTTGTACACACTGCTGCAAAGTTCGCTGAATATATTGACCTGGTTTGCTGTATGGAACATgcaaatcatcatctgcctactgcctagcctttgcccattgattacaattttttgATAGGCGACTACTTCATCTTCGCAGTGATAATTGTCGCTGGTGTGCTTGCATAATATGACTGCAGTATCCTTTGgtagatacttacctattttaagaaaataactaaGACATTGATCAGAGGCGTACCTACGTAGCGAGGACTAACATAACATGAGCGGCTTTATATAAGCAAAGGAGGCCCCTATTGTCAGATTTAAGTTCGCCATTCCATTAAAAACTGTGTAGCCTGCTAGtctaaaatataatagaatattttcGCATAAAAATATAGCCGGGTTATGAGGTAGCACGCAATGtaagataaaaattaattacatgcGTGGTGGAAACCTTTGCCgggtaggtataataattagtttaatttcaAGAGTGTGTGTCATGCATAAATGTCACCTATTTAGTACAAAAAGTggaatatgaaattaataaaaaatatttacgttaattttattcaaatgaagtAAATATTACATGTCGAATATATAGTGATGAATTTAATAATTCTaccacaaattaaaataaaaatatcaccatTGTTTGAAGCTGTGGTCTTTGCagtaaaaaaagataaaaaaggcGGGAAAAACCCATAACGTCACAATTAAAGTTTTTCTTGCTTTatgcataaaacaaaaacaactgaataTCTATTTAGAAGATTTATTATGTGCTATGCGCAATCTATTTATGtcaccaaaaataaattgcGGCACAAACTGCTGGATGTAAGTAAGCAAATCGCAGCACCATAACAATCGAAAAACAATCCAATGGAAAGTAATAATTATGGTGGGTGTCTTTACTTGTGCAAATTTTATTGCAAGCCGCCATCTCCGAATCTGAGGGAAACTGTAgtacgtaggtaagtataatacctattgaaacttaatttaaatattttgtttaggtagttcagaagttttcaaaaataatgtccTAATGCCATTTGCCTAGTTGACAAGTAGGTAACTTGCCTTCCTATAaaggaaaagtaaataaagtaaaagaaATCTGATTTAAAAAGATCATGTAATGaattttgttggtatttttgtTCATATTGCAAAATGGAATTGTAGTAACACAACGATGTAGTTAGTAATTAAACCCATAAGAGCGAGTTGTAACGCCGCGTCTACGTAGAACAGTCCGCACGCGCGTATCTTGCTGAATGACGCGCGGTGCAAGCGTAGCACGTTCTTGCATAGCTTTCTCTTGCTATCTGCAGTGCATAAAAATAAGCTAAGTTAGCTTATTCATcgttatagaaaaatattataacggtgaacatagaaatattaattttacttgaAAATTAATCTAAAAAATTTATGAAGTAATTATCACTCCGTTCATTAAGATATATTGTCTTAATAATAACtatacaataatatatataatgtatTAATGATAGCTTACCAGAACAATTAATTGTCTTCAAAATCTGCAAGCAAGTATCTTGAGAATTTTGCATGGTTATGTAGAATTTCTCGCAATGTTGATTCAATATTGCTTGCAAAGTAAGGTTTTTAATTATCCACATAAATAAGAACATTGTGATATAAAATGTTGAttcctgtaacaaaaataaataaataaagagacaTAAATAATATGCGCTACTGCTTAAGTCTGATGGAAAATTCTGgtactacaattttttttatgtagtcaATTGTAGTCACAAAGTGATCGCATGAAATACATATAGATGCTGGTGCCGTATCTAAGACTTCTTTCGTGGCGCGgactatacaaataaaaacagataCAAATTATTCATTTcccaagttaaaaaaatatgtacaaaactCACCGGACACTTTACAAAAGCACATGATTGCATTACATTTATTAATTCCTGAACGTTTGCTAAAGTATGAGTACAAACTTCAACAATATAGTAAAGTATCTGAAAAAATACTCGCTAATGAGAAAGAGTCAAAACATTACATGTAGAAACATTAAGGGCCTTATCATACTAGCGGATTGCGAGCGTCTCGAAAGCGTCCAAAGCGGAGCGAGAGCGGAGGACGAATAGCGAATGCGACGCGAACACGCTGCGGCTGCTCAGCGAAGACGTCGCGAACGTACGGCAAATTCGCAACGTTTTCGTCGCGTGTTTGTAGCAAATTAACGACGTACAATACACTTAGTAACAAAATGGATTCAAACAATAATCGAATGGAAGAGAGCGACTACTTTGGTTTTTCTTGCAAACgaataaaatactgcttttcGCGACGAATTCGCTGTGTATGCGCGGCGTGTTCGTTGCGCGCCCGTAACGTATTCGTCGCAATCCGCTAGTATGATAAGGCCCTTAGCGTGATAGAAACTTACGAAATGCTGAAAACAACTTTTAAACATATCATAACACTGTAATATATCAACGTAAGCCTGAAAAAGTTTCTTGCAATCATACAAATTACCCAATTGATTAGAGTTTAGAACTTGGATCCATAATACGGTTGTATTTTCCAGTAACTTTAAGACTCTCATAGCATAAACTATACTCAAGTCAAAAATTGCCAAAACGTAAAAATAACCGACGGTAGCATCGAAAAAGTCTGACAATAAGCAAAAAACGGTTATCAAAAGTGTTTGCAAACTTAGAAAAAGCGTAATAATTATCCAATTCCATacaacaaagtttttaaaacatctTTCAACGTTGATTAATCTGTGCACTCTTTGAAATGTTAGGACAAACTGTATATTCTTCTTGCTTCGAATAACACTATCCACTATATTCAAAGTATAACCAAAACCGTAGAAAAGAGTATCGTAAGTAGTACATGCTATTAAATAAGCAGGTTCTTCGTCAAAATCTGGACTtttcagtatttggtagtaaaACGTTTCCAGtataaacatgaatattaaaGAAGCAATCGCTGAAATAAAGTTAGAGACACGACTATTtggaattataaaattatccttGATGCGATATTTTGGACAGAAAGTAAGGTACTGCATCAGATTCAATGGTAAAAGCATCGATTGCACATCTTTGTCTAcagtattcattttaaaattaatttaacagtATCCAAGAAACGTATTATATCATGCTTCTACTAGTCTTTCTCAAAAGACAAATTAAATTACGCTATAGGAAGTATTCATTCACTTAAATACTCCATTATTAATGAACTTTGTAATCATGTTAAgtcttcataataaaattaataacacttAACATAATAATCACAGGTAGCCCACTATTTAAGTGATACTCATTTTACTATCGCTCTTAAAAAGGTAAAAATGTGTCAGAAATGtcaatattgtttcttttttagggttccgtacccaaaaggtaaaacgtgaccctattgttttcgctcctctgtccgtccgtccgtccgtctgtcaccaggccgTGTCCCATGAACCATGATacttagagagctgaaattttcacagatgatgtatttctgttgccgctaaacaaaacataacgtaggtaaactagaattaaatacatattttggggggctcccatacaacaaacgtgatttttgtgtccgttttataaataatgttacggaacccttcgtgcgtgagTCCGACGTGCACTTCGCCGGTTTTTTTACCAGTCTCCATACAAAATTGAATGGCGTTGTAACTTATAGTGCCCCCTATTTCTGCGGTCGCGTATAAGAGACTATTTAAGAAAGACTAGATTAACCACCCGAATACTTCTTTGCAATCTACGGCTactttttttgctatatttattttcggtaaaaaaaataggatcaataacaaaacaattatttcgataacatatgtataggtaataatttatttacgaacttcacttttgtcattatttgttcactatagcatataataataaaaaaaaacaagtatgtatttagttttataaaaatgcaaacTGTAACAAAACTACAATATAGTTAGTGAGTAGACTCATAAGAGCGAGTTGTAATGCCGCGTCTACGTAGAACAGTCCGCACGCGCGTATCTTGCTGAATGACGCGCGGTGCAAGCGCAGCACGTTCTTGCATAGCTTTCTCTTGTCATCTGTTATAAAAAAGATTAATGAGTCGTAACTTGTCAGAGCTAAACGTGGCTTATCTTGGACTACATCATTATTGAAAATTCACTACACTCATGcataatcctaactaatattataaatgtgaaagtaactctgtctgtctgtcttcttcacgcctaaactactgaaccgatttgtgtgaaatttggtacagacatagtttggaacttgagaaaggacataggatagtttttattacaaagaaatataaaaataaaatttagtccggacatatagcgccatctattagtcaaaccaaaaatcttccGGAAGTCAccattccacgcgaacgaagtcgcgggcaaaagctagtacttgATAATAAAGATAACTGAACATAATTACTCCACACTCCTTAGCATCCCCCAAAAATGGGTTCTAACACTGAATGTTTTTTACGTCGGATCAGTAATTGCTAATCTTAAGAAAACTCGTCAGATTTATATTACTTAAAGTATAaagtatagataaatatgtaGGGTTGTTACCAGAACATGCTGTGTTCAAAACAACAGCACAAGAATCTCGAACACCTTGCATGGCTATATAAAATTTCTCACATTGTAGGctcaatattatttgtataacaTTCTTTTTCATCATCCAACCAACTATAAATAGTGATAGGACCCATGTTTCagtctgtaaaaaaaaatatgctaaaagtttctatagatatatttacaaatacgtATTTTCATATCCGATTCTAAAAAATACGCACTTGGTGAAGGTAAACCCAGCCTATTTTGAGTAAAATTATCGCCTCTTCAGCATTGattaaagagtaaataaatacttccgaaatataataaagtatctGCAAAGTGACAAAGAATAGGTACTcaagtcaaaaaaataaatgatgatcaaAAAGTTAAAGTCAGTAGAGAATTTACAGATCAAAATACTGACGAAATGTTGAAAACAGCTTTTGAAGATGTCATAACACTGTAAAATGTCAACGTAAGCCTGGAAAAGTTTCTTGTAACAATTTTCTTCGTACATATCCTCCAATTGGGTACAATTTAGTCCTTGAATCCATAAGACGACTTGATTTTCCAACAATTTAATGATTCGAATAgcgtaaattaaattaaaatcaaaaatgataAACATGTAGTAAAATATAGTACTTGAAGCCAAATTGAGATGAATGCAGTGAATTGTAATCAGAGTAAAATATCAGCTGATATAAGAGATGACAGTCAACCAATTGTAAGCAGTGAAGTGGTTGAACTTTCTTTTGATATTCAGAAATGTGTGGATTCTTTGCACTATAAGgacaaattgaatattattcTTGCTACACATGATTCCATCTAAAAAGTTCATAATGAGACCGAAACTAAAGTAAATGGAGTCGAAAGTATAGGAGGCTAGCAAATagtaatgtttttctttatcatAGTGGTCGTGAAACACTAGTTTGTAGTAACACAATTCTAGGAATAATATTAAAGCCAAAGTCGCAAtggctgaaataattttatagacgTAACTGTTaggagttataaaattatttttgatgcaATATTTTGGGCAGAACTTAAGGTACTGCATCAGATTCAATGGTAAAAGCATCgattgcacatttttattcacaGTATTCATTATAATTTCACACAACCGAAAGGTCCTTCAAAGGTAGTTGAACTAAGAAGGTCGATGAAACATTAAACGTGTGAAATAAGGTGGGTAatgttcatataaaaaatattgacgtCATTAGTGAACCTAAGTAATGAGAAGTGTAAGTGCGTAAGAAAACTACATATACACTACTAAATAATTGATTACCGCGTTCTTTATGTTAGGAATCATATTTTCTTACAAATCTTTTGCTACGGTTCCACCCGTGTTCGCGAATCACTTTCCGCAACCGGgtgaaaaaaaacttatgtcTGTATATGTCCTTTCTTGGGTTCTGTAAGTGTATctgactatctgtgtaccaaatacaatataaatattttcagtacacAGACACACAGATAATATTTGTTCTAGTTTCTTCAAAGTAACGGTTTGCAGTTGCGTTGAGGTAACTTATAGCCCAATTTGGggaacttaattatttatattatatttattacttatactTTAGACCGGTCGACATTTACCTGTTTGATATGTttgcattcatcatcatcatcatcagcctatcgcagtccactgctggacataggcctctccaagtgcacgccactgagatcgattttcggcttctcgcatccagctcctgccagccgtcttttGCATTACATTGACTTAAATTGCCACTGGCAATATAccaattgtttttatgtaaaacattcAATTTACTTGATAAGTTCTTTCttctcaataaaacaaaactattgacaaatgaatttaataaataaatcataatagcTTGAACTGCAGCACAACAAGAATATAGTTAGTGATTAGACCCATAAGAGCGAGTTGTAACGCGGCGTCTACGTAGAACAGTCCGCACGCGCGTATCTTGCTGAATGACGCGCGGTGCAAGCGTAGCACGTTCTTGCATAGCTTTCTCTTGTTATCTGgagaaaattacaattttaattagctGACGAGCTTTcaaaaaaccataaaaataaataattgggtATAATAGTCACCAGAACACGTTGATTTTAAAACAAGTAAACAGGAATCTTGAACATTTTGCATGGCTATAtaaaatttttcacaattttggctcaatattatttgcaaaatattatttttcataatccaactaaacataaatattgtgaCTGACCATGATTGGGCCTGCAACAAGACatatacaaaacttaaaatcttTCAGCCTTaggtactacaaaaacttaaacatctgttgaacacttgtctaaaaaaactgtggctgcaaaacggaccttatttcaacgtcataatctgtcattttttagacaagtgttcaacagatgtttaagttttcgTGGTAAGACGGTTTGTTTCGCAACTTGACAACGTATCAACGAACAAATCAATCTTAGttcagatttttattatttttgctcgatttaagtaattttttttatacttactggTTTACTGGAATTGAAATCAGTTTTTAAGAAATCTATTGTATCTTCAACACCAATTAAAGAATAAATGAACAATTctacaatataataaagtatctggaaaaataaacattgttagTAAAGAAAATAACTGAAGAgagaattaaaaaatctaatctGATTTTCTACTTACAAAATGTTGAAAACATAATTTGTAGATATCATAACATTGTAGTATATCTACGTAAGCAc
The DNA window shown above is from Helicoverpa armigera isolate CAAS_96S chromosome 25, ASM3070526v1, whole genome shotgun sequence and carries:
- the LOC110377097 gene encoding zinc finger protein 43 isoform X1 → MSRVKICRICLSTDVKMYDYDQFQLKSFYEQIMATKVNEKAGLPKYFCYQCAALLHKFHKFKEKCYIGQKALKEIIWNGPLTKKSVRKIDRESKNLHTPISIITINKRVKTCVVKTSAKLKFSERVPLEVDVGSLSDDGDFGDDNYEDSKEHLVEEVDIEKIDIKENKEDNIEPEKIEKDKPFDIDLEEKIPTEKIFEIDKGFSDDDMPSDNEKVFVDDIKIITEDEEEFEVKEPVKKKRTRNGGNSKKKKAKETIPKEKKFAVKTTKKAEMDPNNWLKINLTEEEADAEFKARGQHKRYLNAQYKCTDCLKGFSKEDMLKRHTKLRHSESNGPIECRFCHMRFKWKCFLNKHMRQHYTKYKCLRCDLVCPLETTALFHEEYHNGVTRKCDHCGEEFKHLTTYYTHLRTHRSEHVCTLCGASFVSVTGLGIHKKIKHVNADSELPQGEEQYCQRCDVKFETRKAYEEHLIHSAMHVDGIEDLEINAPITCNPRKRRQNLKRLTRIPTDCHICGKHFATQAACRKHHLAEHPRTSFFAPNERHICEICGMSLAPGSVSSHLNTHTREKLYTCNTCGRQFSSKGGMTTHQLTHTSEKPVACTLCDKRFKQVSSMKLHYRTFHLKEPYPKRNRKKKTDELSKDEYGHEDSDDNMTLDNFYARKY
- the LOC110377097 gene encoding zinc finger protein 260 isoform X2 — protein: MSRVKICRICLSTDVKMYDYDQFQLKSFYEQIMATKVNEKAGLPKYFCYQCAALLHKFHKFKEKCYIGQKALKEIIWNGPLTKKSVRKIDRESKNLHTPISIITINKRVKTCVVKTSAKLKFSERVPLEVDVGSLSDDGDFGDDNYEDSKEHLVEEVDIEKIDIKENKEDNIEPEKIEKDKPFDIDLEEKIPTEKIFEIDKGFSDDDMPSDNEKVFVDDIKIITEDEEEFEVKEPVKKKRTRNGGNSKKKKAKETIPKEKKFAVKTTKKAEMDPNNWLKINLTEEEADAEFKARGQHKRYLNAQYKCTDCLKGFSKEDMLKRHTKLRHSESNGPIECRFCHMRFKWKCFLNKHMRQHYTKYKCLRCDLVCPLETTALFHEEYHNGVTRKCDHCGEEFKHLTTYYTHLRTHRSEHVCTLCGASFVSVTGLGIHKKIKHVNADSELPQGEEQYCQRCDVKFETRKAYEEHLIHSAMHVDGIEKRRQNLKRLTRIPTDCHICGKHFATQAACRKHHLAEHPRTSFFAPNERHICEICGMSLAPGSVSSHLNTHTREKLYTCNTCGRQFSSKGGMTTHQLTHTSEKPVACTLCDKRFKQVSSMKLHYRTFHLKEPYPKRNRKKKTDELSKDEYGHEDSDDNMTLDNFYARKY